One Streptomyces drozdowiczii DNA segment encodes these proteins:
- a CDS encoding GNAT family N-acetyltransferase — protein sequence MTSSPTPPFPRHVRLTGEGLVLRDWTEDDLAAMPDLFDHPDIAYWTPIVSPFDAEAARARLARDRQLRADGIALLLAITLDGGAPLGEVMLRRAPEGTELGYAVGPAHRGQGLAGRAVRVMAAYAFEELGVDRVILELEAENAASVAVATANGFRLLGVPLIEGEEKGRPYALQTWALDRA from the coding sequence ATGACCAGCAGCCCCACGCCCCCCTTCCCCCGGCACGTCCGACTCACCGGTGAGGGGCTCGTCCTGCGCGACTGGACCGAGGACGACCTCGCCGCCATGCCGGACCTGTTCGACCACCCGGACATCGCGTACTGGACGCCGATCGTCTCGCCGTTCGACGCCGAGGCCGCCCGCGCCCGGCTGGCCAGGGACCGGCAGCTCAGGGCGGACGGCATCGCGCTCCTGCTCGCCATCACGCTCGACGGCGGCGCCCCGCTCGGCGAGGTCATGCTGCGGCGCGCCCCCGAGGGCACGGAGCTGGGTTACGCGGTCGGCCCCGCGCACCGAGGGCAGGGGCTCGCCGGGCGGGCGGTGCGGGTGATGGCCGCGTACGCCTTCGAGGAGCTGGGCGTCGACCGGGTCATCCTGGAACTGGAGGCGGAGAACGCGGCCAGCGTCGCCGTCGCCACCGCGAACGGCTTCCGGCTGCTCGGCGTACCGCTCATCGAGGGCGAGGAGAAGGGGCGGCCCTACGCCCTCCAGACCTGGGCGCTCGACCGGGCCTGA
- a CDS encoding aminoglycoside phosphotransferase encodes MPSSAVPSPAVLDAFGVKGAAVPLAGGQGRSVRVGGFVFKPAEGTDDEVEWAASLFEQLASGHGFRVPLPLRAADGRSVVDGWTAGEFLTGQSGPEGHWTGVLDAGRAFHEALRGVPRPEFLGQHSHPWAVADRVAWGEQGIDVIDDLAVPFSHLLELRRPLAQDSAQLIHGDLTGNVLFAPDQAPVVIDFSPYWRPPMFAEAIVVADGLLWFDLPPDLLTARGDHPDWPQMLIRALIFRLVAHSESAGPPGRAQPGEAERHARAAEVVVRRLAPFSQGFRRW; translated from the coding sequence ATGCCGAGCAGTGCCGTGCCCTCTCCTGCGGTCCTCGACGCCTTCGGTGTGAAGGGCGCCGCCGTCCCGCTGGCGGGTGGGCAGGGGCGGAGCGTTCGCGTCGGGGGGTTCGTGTTCAAGCCTGCCGAGGGCACCGACGACGAGGTCGAGTGGGCGGCTTCCCTGTTCGAGCAGCTCGCATCCGGCCATGGGTTCCGCGTTCCGCTGCCGTTGCGGGCCGCCGACGGGCGGAGCGTCGTGGACGGCTGGACCGCCGGCGAGTTCCTGACCGGTCAGTCCGGACCGGAGGGTCACTGGACCGGTGTGCTCGATGCCGGCCGCGCCTTCCACGAGGCTCTGCGAGGTGTGCCCCGCCCCGAGTTCCTTGGCCAACACTCCCACCCGTGGGCCGTGGCCGACCGGGTCGCGTGGGGCGAGCAGGGCATCGATGTGATCGACGACCTCGCCGTACCGTTCTCGCATCTGCTGGAGCTGCGGCGCCCCCTTGCGCAGGACTCCGCTCAGCTCATCCACGGCGACCTCACGGGCAACGTCCTGTTCGCTCCGGACCAGGCGCCCGTCGTGATCGACTTCTCCCCGTACTGGCGGCCGCCGATGTTCGCCGAGGCGATCGTGGTGGCGGACGGGCTGCTGTGGTTCGACCTTCCGCCCGACCTGTTGACGGCCCGCGGCGACCACCCCGACTGGCCGCAGATGCTGATCCGCGCCCTGATCTTCAGGCTCGTCGCGCACAGCGAGAGTGCGGGTCCGCCGGGGCGGGCTCAGCCGGGCGAGGCGGAACGGCACGCGAGGGCGGCCGAGGTGGTGGTGAGGCGGCTGGCGCCGTTCTCCCAGGGCTTCCGCCGGTGGTGA
- the lspA gene encoding signal peptidase II: MPDVTTGDTGARRRGYLLWAVAALAYAVDLGTKLAVVAKLEGRTTVSVLGDWLVLRVQRNPGAAFGMGEATTIVFTVIAAAVAVVVVRYSRRLASTPWAVALGLLLGGALGNLTDRLFRAPGDFQGAVVDFIAVRDFSVMNLADWAITGGCALAVVLSFRSSPMTVTAGAGARAPRA, translated from the coding sequence GCGCGGCTACCTGCTGTGGGCGGTTGCGGCTCTTGCGTACGCCGTCGACCTCGGGACCAAGCTGGCGGTGGTCGCGAAGCTCGAAGGGCGTACGACCGTGTCCGTGCTCGGGGACTGGCTCGTGCTGCGGGTCCAGCGCAACCCCGGCGCCGCCTTCGGCATGGGGGAGGCGACGACGATCGTCTTCACCGTGATCGCCGCGGCCGTGGCCGTCGTCGTGGTCCGCTACTCACGCCGCCTGGCGAGCACCCCGTGGGCCGTCGCCCTCGGCCTGCTCCTCGGCGGCGCCCTCGGCAACCTGACCGACCGCCTCTTCCGCGCCCCGGGCGACTTCCAGGGCGCGGTGGTCGACTTCATCGCCGTCCGGGACTTCAGCGTGATGAACCTGGCCGACTGGGCGATCACCGGCGGCTGCGCGCTGGCGGTGGTGCTGTCGTTCCGGAGTTCGCCGATGACGGTCACGGCCGGTGCGGGGGCGCGGGCGCCCCGGGCGTAG
- a CDS encoding dienelactone hydrolase family protein, producing the protein MTTVTTRTVTYPADGLTMVGHLALPAGTGRRPAVLLGPEGMGLSDVERRRADALAELGYVTLAFDLHGGRYLGEPAEMLARCLPLLDDPDRMRGIGHAALDVLRAEPRADPDRIAAIGYGTGGMIALELGRDGADLRAIGTVNGLGTGRPGEAARIRCPVWAGVGSEDPIMAPAQRDAFTAEMRSAGVDWRFVVYGGALHAFHHPPVDHTTLPGVGHHPRHAERAWRDVVDLLAECLPVPE; encoded by the coding sequence ATGACGACGGTCACCACGCGCACGGTCACGTACCCGGCCGACGGTCTGACGATGGTCGGCCACCTCGCGCTCCCGGCCGGCACCGGCCGCCGGCCCGCCGTGCTGCTGGGGCCGGAGGGCATGGGGCTCAGCGACGTCGAGCGGCGCCGGGCCGACGCCCTTGCCGAACTCGGCTACGTCACCCTGGCCTTCGACCTCCACGGCGGGCGGTACCTGGGCGAACCGGCGGAGATGCTGGCCCGTTGCCTGCCGCTGCTCGACGACCCCGACCGGATGCGGGGCATCGGCCACGCGGCGCTCGACGTGCTGCGCGCCGAACCGAGGGCCGACCCCGACCGGATCGCCGCCATCGGCTACGGCACCGGCGGCATGATCGCGCTGGAACTGGGGCGTGACGGCGCCGACCTGCGTGCGATCGGGACCGTCAACGGACTGGGCACCGGCCGCCCGGGCGAGGCCGCGCGCATCCGCTGTCCGGTGTGGGCCGGGGTCGGCTCGGAGGACCCGATCATGGCGCCCGCGCAACGGGACGCGTTCACGGCCGAGATGCGGTCGGCGGGCGTCGACTGGCGCTTCGTGGTCTACGGCGGCGCCCTGCACGCGTTCCACCATCCGCCGGTCGACCACACGACCCTCCCCGGCGTCGGCCACCACCCACGGCACGCGGAGCGCGCCTGGCGCGATGTCGTGGACCTGCTGGCCGAGTGCCTGCCGGTGCCGGAATGA
- a CDS encoding oxidoreductase, with the protein MTSTAQQPIGSPFSAASTAQDVTAGLDLSGRNAVVTGGYSGLGLETTRALVAAGARVVVPARRPEAARAALDGVGGDVEVVAMDLADLGSVRAAAAHIRASLTTLDLLFATAGVMATPERRVGPGWEGQFAANHFGHFALTCELYPLLAAGDGARVVVYSSAGHGITDIRRHDPHFRTGYDKWQAYGQSKTANVLFAVHLDALGRGDGVRAFALHPGAIITGLQRDMTLQEQIDRGWVDEHGNVVGEGFKSPSQGAATGLWAATSPLLADRGGLYLEDCEVARLHDPASPESGGVRPYAVDPEAAARLWEVSVAATGAAPIGR; encoded by the coding sequence ATGACCAGCACCGCACAGCAGCCCATCGGCTCGCCCTTCTCCGCCGCCAGCACCGCCCAGGACGTCACCGCCGGGCTCGACCTCTCCGGCCGGAACGCCGTCGTGACCGGCGGCTACTCCGGGCTCGGGCTCGAAACGACCCGCGCGCTCGTCGCCGCCGGGGCGCGGGTGGTCGTGCCCGCGCGGCGGCCCGAGGCCGCCCGCGCCGCGCTCGACGGGGTGGGCGGTGACGTCGAGGTCGTCGCCATGGACCTGGCCGACCTCGGGTCCGTACGGGCGGCGGCCGCGCACATCCGCGCGTCGCTGACCACGCTCGACCTGCTCTTCGCCACCGCCGGGGTGATGGCCACCCCGGAGCGGCGCGTCGGGCCCGGGTGGGAGGGCCAGTTCGCGGCGAACCACTTCGGGCACTTCGCCCTGACCTGCGAGCTGTACCCGCTCCTCGCCGCCGGTGACGGGGCGCGCGTCGTGGTCTACAGCTCCGCCGGACACGGCATCACGGACATCCGCCGCCACGATCCGCACTTCCGCACCGGCTACGACAAGTGGCAGGCGTACGGCCAGTCCAAGACCGCCAACGTGCTCTTCGCGGTGCACCTCGACGCGCTCGGCCGGGGCGACGGCGTGCGGGCCTTCGCGCTCCACCCCGGGGCGATCATCACCGGCTTGCAGCGGGACATGACGCTCCAGGAGCAGATCGACAGGGGCTGGGTGGACGAGCACGGCAACGTGGTCGGCGAGGGCTTCAAGTCCCCGTCCCAGGGCGCCGCCACCGGCCTGTGGGCGGCCACCTCACCCCTCCTGGCCGACCGGGGCGGCCTCTACCTGGAGGACTGCGAGGTCGCCCGCCTCCACGACCCCGCATCGCCCGAGAGCGGCGGCGTGCGCCCGTACGCCGTCGATCCGGAGGCGGCGGCCCGGCTGTGGGAGGTCTCGGTGGCGGCGACGGGGGCCGCGCCGATCGGCCGGTGA
- a CDS encoding phosphotransferase family protein: MDEVEVVVAHSERTTLRVGDMFLKVDAQRERIAVEAEALALAPVPTPEVLWRKPSVLALAAVPGTALGRLGEPSPASPEAWAAAGAAIRTLHGAPLPPWPGRSADGLTAELERECDWLLAHEVLPAELVTRNRRIAEAALRPWEPVFVHGDLQITHVFTGGDDEVTGIIDWSEAARGDALFDLATLTLGHEERLGDLLAGYGTDVDTDIVRAWWSLRSLTAYRWLVQHGFDPGAPGCELDVLRAAS; this comes from the coding sequence ATGGATGAGGTCGAGGTCGTCGTAGCCCACTCCGAGCGGACGACGCTGCGCGTCGGGGACATGTTCCTGAAGGTGGACGCGCAGCGGGAGCGGATCGCCGTGGAGGCCGAGGCGTTGGCGCTGGCGCCGGTCCCGACGCCGGAGGTGTTGTGGCGGAAGCCGTCCGTGCTGGCGCTCGCGGCCGTCCCCGGCACCGCCCTGGGCCGCCTCGGGGAGCCGTCGCCCGCCTCCCCGGAGGCGTGGGCCGCGGCGGGAGCCGCGATCCGGACCCTGCACGGGGCACCGTTGCCGCCGTGGCCCGGGCGGAGCGCGGACGGCCTGACGGCCGAGCTGGAGCGGGAGTGCGACTGGCTCCTCGCGCACGAGGTCCTGCCCGCCGAGCTGGTCACCCGCAACCGCCGGATCGCGGAGGCGGCGCTGCGGCCGTGGGAGCCGGTGTTCGTGCACGGCGACTTGCAGATCACGCATGTGTTCACCGGCGGCGACGACGAGGTCACCGGCATCATCGACTGGTCCGAGGCGGCGCGGGGGGACGCGCTCTTCGACCTCGCCACGCTGACGCTCGGGCACGAGGAGCGCCTGGGCGACCTCCTCGCCGGGTACGGCACCGACGTGGATACGGACATCGTCCGCGCCTGGTGGTCGCTGCGCAGCCTCACCGCGTACCGCTGGCTGGTCCAGCACGGCTTCGACCCGGGGGCGCCGGGGTGCGAGCTGGATGTGCTGAGGGCGGCGAGTTGA
- a CDS encoding DUF6000 family protein produces MSGRRPAPCSQRGRFMRDLREDAALITAEEIAELLEGGWRERRAATWLVAVSGRTEFRERLGELLLAGEVCCVGVAYSVALAGFGTERDADLLAAYLDRYLRRPDLGYDQAVVMGAFQYVDLNLGGGRADRFRQPEGLWQRWLQDAPHMRGRPDPTPHFLSVMRRLCAWVEECGEGEDGRR; encoded by the coding sequence ATCTCCGGCAGGCGGCCCGCGCCCTGTTCGCAACGCGGCCGCTTCATGCGCGATCTCCGCGAGGACGCGGCACTCATCACCGCGGAGGAGATCGCCGAACTTCTCGAGGGCGGCTGGCGGGAACGGAGGGCTGCGACTTGGCTGGTGGCCGTCTCGGGCCGGACCGAATTCCGTGAGCGCCTCGGCGAACTCCTGCTGGCCGGCGAGGTCTGCTGCGTCGGCGTGGCCTACAGCGTGGCCCTGGCCGGTTTCGGAACGGAGCGCGACGCGGATCTGCTCGCCGCCTACCTCGACCGCTATCTCCGGCGCCCTGATCTCGGGTACGACCAGGCCGTCGTCATGGGCGCTTTTCAGTACGTCGACCTGAACCTCGGAGGCGGACGGGCCGACCGCTTCCGGCAACCGGAGGGCCTGTGGCAGCGGTGGCTCCAGGACGCGCCACACATGCGGGGCCGCCCGGACCCCACCCCCCACTTCCTGAGCGTCATGCGCCGACTCTGCGCGTGGGTCGAGGAATGCGGCGAGGGCGAAGACGGACGCCGGTAG
- a CDS encoding enoyl-CoA hydratase family protein, which yields MSPLAPPARTRGVTTLTLDSPANRNALSAGLVAGLAEALEACAADDSVRAVVLTHTGTTFCAGADLRAPADPHDFVALMRRIVALPKPVVARVDGHVRAGGLGLLAACDISVAGTGSTFALTEARLGLAPAVISMPLLPRIDPRAAARYYLTGEKFHADEAERIGLVTMAADDVDGSLDGVLDALRRASPQGLAESKALVTATVLENFDQHAEDLIARSARLFASDEAREGMTAFLERRDPAWAL from the coding sequence ATGAGCCCGCTCGCCCCGCCCGCCCGTACGCGCGGCGTCACCACGCTCACGCTCGACTCGCCCGCCAACCGCAACGCCCTCAGCGCCGGGCTCGTCGCCGGTCTCGCGGAGGCGCTGGAGGCGTGCGCGGCCGACGACTCCGTGCGGGCCGTCGTGCTCACCCACACCGGGACCACCTTCTGCGCGGGCGCCGACCTGCGGGCCCCGGCCGATCCGCACGACTTCGTGGCCCTGATGCGGCGGATCGTCGCGCTGCCGAAGCCCGTGGTGGCCCGGGTCGACGGACATGTGCGGGCCGGAGGGCTCGGGCTGCTCGCCGCCTGCGACATCTCCGTCGCCGGGACCGGGTCGACCTTCGCGCTCACCGAGGCGCGGCTCGGCCTCGCGCCCGCCGTGATCTCGATGCCGCTGCTCCCGCGCATCGACCCGCGCGCCGCCGCCCGCTACTACCTGACCGGCGAGAAGTTCCACGCGGACGAGGCCGAGCGCATCGGCCTCGTCACGATGGCCGCCGACGACGTGGACGGCTCGCTCGACGGCGTACTGGACGCTCTGCGGCGGGCGTCCCCGCAGGGGCTGGCGGAGTCCAAGGCGCTGGTCACGGCTACTGTGCTGGAGAATTTCGACCAGCACGCCGAAGACCTCATCGCCCGCTCCGCCCGGCTCTTCGCCTCCGACGAGGCCCGGGAGGGGATGACGGCCTTCCTCGAACGACGGGACCCCGCATGGGCGTTGTGA
- a CDS encoding 4'-phosphopantetheinyl transferase family protein yields MLSLPAGVVLVESFGDTGDAAGMRLFPEEEALIADVVEERRREFTTVRGCAREAMRQLGREAAPLVRQGRDGPAWPEGLVGSLTHCVGYRAAAVAPAGAFRAVGIDAEPDAPLPYGVDRRVLNAGEIEAVAELARAGAPVAWDRLVFCVKEAVYKAWHPLTGLPLGFLDAEVALSVDGTFTARVPGGPVPGGPPFPELLRGTWAAGRGLLRVGLAVPAPVPEGGTGPGAAAVQAEAGAAAG; encoded by the coding sequence ATGCTCAGCCTGCCCGCCGGAGTGGTCCTGGTCGAGTCCTTCGGTGACACGGGGGACGCGGCCGGGATGCGCCTCTTCCCGGAGGAGGAGGCACTGATCGCGGACGTGGTCGAGGAGCGGCGGCGCGAGTTCACGACCGTACGGGGCTGCGCCCGCGAGGCCATGCGGCAGTTGGGCCGGGAGGCCGCCCCGCTGGTACGGCAGGGGCGCGACGGGCCCGCGTGGCCGGAGGGCCTGGTGGGCAGCCTGACGCACTGCGTGGGCTACCGGGCCGCCGCCGTCGCGCCCGCCGGGGCGTTCCGGGCGGTCGGGATCGACGCGGAGCCGGACGCGCCGCTGCCCTACGGGGTGGACCGGCGGGTGCTGAACGCCGGGGAGATCGAGGCCGTCGCGGAGTTGGCGCGCGCGGGGGCGCCGGTGGCGTGGGACCGGCTGGTGTTCTGCGTGAAGGAGGCCGTGTACAAGGCGTGGCACCCGCTGACCGGGCTGCCGCTGGGGTTCCTGGACGCGGAGGTGGCCCTGTCGGTGGACGGCACGTTCACCGCGCGGGTGCCGGGCGGCCCGGTGCCGGGCGGGCCGCCGTTCCCGGAGCTGCTGCGCGGGACCTGGGCGGCCGGACGCGGGCTGCTGCGGGTGGGTCTCGCCGTGCCGGCCCCGGTACCGGAGGGCGGTACGGGGCCGGGGGCGGCGGCGGTGCAGGCGGAGGCCGGGGCCGCGGCGGGCTGA